Proteins encoded in a region of the Neodiprion virginianus isolate iyNeoVirg1 chromosome 2, iyNeoVirg1.1, whole genome shotgun sequence genome:
- the LOC124296896 gene encoding lysophosphatidic acid receptor 1-like has translation MRTVVEVADLNRTLFTRIGETRVRHALHRFYREMVPLPVSSLGTNLTSIPNDKLDVGNGTTPSEELDGTTHKLYLYGTPPLILFCIISIAINVKILVSVYWIRRPLSPTLHISLSLAGADAFSSIALGVGLVMNSFVPIGLGYELSGVDCFKLGLEAVRLGAIIITVAHLMALAANHYLGILRPLHYLSIMTHRNTTLLVVLLWVLPLSFFLSYFGLIEDQGFQSENCEINTFLYYKKFRLMFSSLFFGPFLLMVCIYTHIFCIVKRHQASRLKFSRAGSLHRGPNSLRQNSSQQMARNVKAIHTTLYILGSYVVGWMPGTILYILACDDCLLNLDWVTGRAKFLVYNAVNCLIILKTLVNPIIYAARMHEIKVAKRRMHASLCRCFNPARADGMAIGLHCSSEGNQSNRASLSRTAVCKLASNVSGKNQRGSDRSYTRTNTVL, from the exons ATGAGGACCGTCGTGGAAGTCGCGGATCTGAACAGGACGCTCTTTACTCGGATTGGGGAGACGCGGGTGAGGCACGCCTTGCATCGTTTTTACCGCGAAATGGTGCCACTTCCGGTGTCATCGCTCGGCACGAACCTGACCTCCATCCCAAACGACAAACTGGACGTCGGAAACGGAACGACCCCGAGCGAGGAACTCGACGGGACGACGCACAAGCTCTACCTCTACGGTACCCCGCCTCTGATACTGTTCTGCATCATATCCATCGCCATAAACGTCAAGATACTTGTCAGCGTCTACTGGATACGGCGACCCCTCAGCCCCACCCTCCACATTAGCCTCAGCCTGGCTGGCGCTGATGCCTTCTCCAGCATAGCTTTAGGAGTCGGTCTCGTGATGAACAGCTTTGTCCCCATCGGACTAGGCTACGAACTCTCGG GCGTTGACTGCTTTAAACTGGGGCTCGAAGCCGTTAGGCTCGGCGCGATAATAATAACTGTCGCCCATCTGATGGCCCTTGCAGCGAATCACTACCTCGGGATCCTGAGGCCTCTGCACTATCTCTCGATAATGACGCACAG AAACACTACGCTGCTGGTGGTGCTCCTTTGGGTCCTACCCCTGTCCTTTTTCTTGTCGTACTTTGGTCTGATTGAGGACCAGGGTTTCCAATCGGAGAACTGCGAGATAAACAC GTTCCTGTATTACAAGAAGTTCAGACTGATGTTCAGCAGCCTCTTCTTCGGCCCGTTTCTTCTCATGGTCTGCATCTATACTCACATATTCTGCATAGTCAAGAGGCACCAAGCGTCCAGACTTAAATTCAGCAGAGCCGGGTCTCTCCATCGGGGACCAAACAGCCTGCGGCAAAACTCGTCCCAGCAGATGGCCAGGAACGTGAAGGCCATCCACACGACCCTCTACATCCTCG GAAGCTACGTGGTTGGTTGGATGCCAGGAACGATTCTGTACATCCTCGCTTGCGACGATTGCCTTCTGAACCTTGACTGGGTTACCGGAAGAGCCAAGTTCCTCGTCTACAATGCTGTCAACTGCCTGATAATTCTGAAAACACTAGTGAACCCAATCATATACGCGGCAAGGATGCATGAGATCAAG GTGGCGAAGAGGCGGATGCACGCGTCCCTCTGCAGATGCTTCAATCCAGCGCGAGCCGACGGCATGGCTATCGGCCTCCACTGTAGTAGCGAGGGGAACCAGAGTAACAGAGCATCTCTTTCGAGGACGGCAGTTTGCAAACTGGCGAGCAACGTCAGTGGGAAGAACCAGCGCGGCAGTGACCGCTCCTACACAAGGACAAACACTGTTCTCTGA